In Takifugu flavidus isolate HTHZ2018 chromosome 5, ASM371156v2, whole genome shotgun sequence, the following proteins share a genomic window:
- the htr1aa gene encoding 5-hydroxytryptamine (serotonin) receptor 1A a, protein MCAAHPSGCGSPTACGKLRSECGCIMDLRATSSNDSNATSGYSDTAAVDWDEGENATGSGSLPDPELSYQIITSLFLGALILCSIFGNSCVVAAIALERSLQNVANYLIGSLAVTDLMVSVLVLPMAALYQVLNKWTLGQEICDLFIALDVLCCTSSILHLCAIALDRYWAITDPIDYVNKRTPRRAALLISVTWLIGFSISIPPMLGWRSAEDRANPDACIISQDPGYTIYSTFGAFYIPLILMLVLYGRIFKAARFRIRKTVKKTETAKASDMCLTLSPAVFHKRANGDAVSAEWKRGCKFKPSSPCANGAVRHGEEMESLEIIEVSSNSKTHLPLPNTPQSSSHENINEKTTGTRRKIALARERKTVKTLGIIMGTFIFCWLPFFIVALVLPFCAENCYMPEWLGAVINWLGYSNSLLNPIIYAYFNKDFQSAFKKILRCKFHRH, encoded by the coding sequence ATGTGTGCCGCGCATCCGTCCGGCTGCGGGTCTCCAACTGCCTGTGGAAAGTTGCGCTCTGAGTGTGGTTGCATAATGGATTTGAGAGCAACAAGCAGCAACGACAGCAATGCAACTAGCGGCTACTCTGACACGGCAGCTGTCGACTGGGACGAAGGAGAGAATGCCACGGGGTCTGGGTCCCTGCCAGACCCGGAGCTGAGTTACCAGATTATCACCTCTCTCTTCCTGGGGGCCCTCATCCTCTGCTCAATATTTGGCAATTCGTGCGTCGTGGCAGCCATCGCCCTGGAGAGATCACTCCAGAACGTGGCGAACTATCTGATTGGATCTCTGGCTGTGACAGATCTCATGGTGTCGGTGCTGGTTCTGCCCATGGCGGCTCTCTACCAGGTGCTGAACAAGTGGACACTGGGGCAAGAGATCTGTGATTTATTCATCGCCTTGGATGTACTGTGTTGCActtcatccatccttcatctgtGCGCAATCGCTCTGGACAGGTACTGGGCCATAACGGACCCAATTGACTATGTAAATAAACGAACACCGAGACGCGCCGCGCTCTTAATTAGCGTGACATGGCTTATTGGGTTCTCCATCTCTATTCCGCCTATGTTAGGATGGAGGAGCGCGGAAGACAGGGCGAATCCCGACGCGTGCATCATCAGCCAGGATCCGGGCTACACCATCTACTCCACTTTCGGGGCTTTTTATATACCGCTTATTCTCATGTTGGTCCTGTACGGGCGAATATTCAAGGCCGCGCGGTTCCGGATTCGGAAGACGGTGAAGAAAACAGAGACAGCGAAAGCGTCGGACATGTGCCTGACTTTATCTCCGGCCGTCTTCCACAAGAGAGCCAACGGGGACGCCGTGAGCGCGGAGTGGAAACGCGGCTGTAAGTTCAAACCCAGCTCGCCGTGCGCCAACGGCGCGGTGAGGCACGGAGAGGAGATGGAGTCGCTGGAGATCATCGAAGTTAGCAGCAACTCCAAGACGCACCTCCCCCTGCCCAACACCCCCCAGTCCTCGTCGCACGAGAACATAAACGAGAAGACCACTGGGACGAGGAGGAAGATCGCGTTGGCCAGAGAGCGCAAAACAGTGAAAACGCTCGGCATCATCATGGGGACGTTCATCTTCTGCTGGCTGCCCTTTTTCATCGTCGCGCTGGTTCTGCCTTTTTGCGCAGAGAACTGCTACATGCCGGAGTGGCTGGGCGCAGTCATCAACTGGCTGGGCTACTCCAACTCTCTCCTCAACCCCATCATATACGCCTACTTCAACAAAGACTTCCAAAGTGCTTTCAAGAAGATCCTGAGATGCAAATTCCACAGACACTGA